One part of the Marinobacter sp. M3C genome encodes these proteins:
- the flgG gene encoding flagellar basal-body rod protein FlgG, translating into MHPALWVSKTGLSAQDTNMSTISNNLANVNTTGFKRDRAVFQDLLYQVKRQPGGLNTQNTELPSGLQLGTGVRVVGTAKQFTQGNLQITEQPLDMAVNGRGFLQVQLPDGQTAYTRDGQFQLNSDGDVVNPAGNALQPNINIPANATNVTIGRDGTVTAVTDDQAAPINLGQITLVDFINPQGLQAIGNNLFKQTNASGDPAEGEPGLAGLGSLEQGSIESSNVEVVEELVNMITTQRAYEMNSKVVSTVDQMLQFITNNIG; encoded by the coding sequence ATGCATCCAGCATTATGGGTTAGCAAAACCGGGTTAAGCGCGCAGGACACTAACATGTCCACCATCTCTAACAACCTGGCGAACGTGAACACTACCGGTTTCAAGCGCGACCGCGCGGTGTTTCAGGATCTTCTGTATCAGGTGAAACGCCAACCCGGTGGCCTGAACACACAGAACACCGAATTACCCTCCGGGTTGCAGTTGGGTACCGGTGTGAGGGTTGTGGGTACCGCCAAACAGTTTACCCAGGGCAACTTGCAGATAACCGAGCAGCCACTGGATATGGCGGTTAACGGTCGCGGCTTCTTGCAAGTGCAATTGCCAGACGGCCAAACCGCCTATACCCGCGACGGTCAGTTTCAGTTGAATTCCGATGGTGATGTTGTAAACCCCGCGGGCAACGCCTTGCAGCCCAACATCAACATTCCGGCAAATGCCACTAATGTGACCATCGGTCGCGATGGCACTGTAACCGCTGTCACCGACGATCAGGCCGCTCCCATCAACCTTGGCCAGATAACCCTGGTGGACTTTATTAACCCGCAGGGTCTGCAGGCGATTGGCAATAACCTGTTCAAGCAGACCAATGCCAGTGGCGACCCAGCCGAAGGTGAACCCGGCTTAGCCGGGCTGGGCTCGCTGGAGCAGGGCTCTATTGAGTCTTCTAACGTGGAAGTGGTGGAAGAGCTGGTGAACATGATTACCACCCAGCGCGCCTATGAAATGAACTCGAAAGTCGTGTCGACTGTTGACCAGATGCTGCAGTTCATCACCAACAATATTGGTTAA
- a CDS encoding flagellar basal body rod protein FlgF, whose amino-acid sequence MDKALYIGMSGAKQNMLAQRAHANNLANVTTTGFKRDFAQARSMPVFGEHHPTRAYAMTENPGTDLSSGALMETGRKLDVAIEGDSWLAVQNNLGEEVFTRSGSLQIDVNGLLRLANGEMVLGNGGPVALPPFDNVEIGADGTVSIVPVGGPPDQLVEVDRLKLVTPPTKALEKGPDGFIRRKPDQALGGGEPADANARVSSGFLESSNVNAVAEMISNLQLSRQYEMQVKVMSTAKENSEAAARLLQNL is encoded by the coding sequence ATGGACAAAGCCCTTTACATCGGAATGTCCGGTGCCAAGCAGAACATGCTGGCCCAGCGCGCCCATGCCAACAACCTGGCGAACGTGACCACCACTGGTTTCAAAAGAGACTTCGCCCAAGCCCGCAGTATGCCGGTGTTTGGCGAGCATCATCCTACTCGCGCCTACGCCATGACCGAAAACCCCGGCACAGACTTGTCTTCAGGTGCTCTGATGGAAACCGGGCGGAAACTGGATGTGGCGATTGAAGGCGACAGCTGGCTGGCGGTGCAAAACAACCTGGGTGAAGAAGTGTTTACCCGCAGTGGCTCCCTGCAGATAGATGTCAATGGTCTGCTGCGATTGGCTAACGGTGAAATGGTTCTGGGCAACGGTGGCCCGGTGGCTTTGCCGCCTTTTGATAACGTTGAGATTGGTGCCGACGGCACCGTGTCTATTGTTCCGGTGGGTGGCCCTCCCGATCAGTTGGTGGAGGTGGACAGGCTCAAGCTGGTAACGCCGCCGACAAAGGCACTGGAAAAAGGCCCGGATGGCTTTATACGTCGCAAGCCCGATCAAGCGCTTGGTGGTGGTGAACCGGCTGATGCCAACGCCCGGGTTTCCAGTGGCTTTCTGGAAAGCTCTAACGTAAACGCGGTGGCCGAAATGATTTCCAATTTGCAGCTGTCGCGGCAATACGAAATGCAGGTGAAGGTAATGAGCACCGCGAAAGAAAATTCTGAAGCAGCGGCACGGCTATTGCAGAACCTCTGA
- the flgE gene encoding flagellar hook protein FlgE, giving the protein MAFNTGLSGLRAAAVDLDVTGNNIANASTVGFKSSRVQFGDLYANGFLSSGSAPVGDGVRVQSVKQSFGQGNISFTDSGLDLAIDGDGFFELNNGGEKRYSRAGQFGTDKDGFVVNNQNMRLQGYIADAAGNLSGRTGDLQIGSDNLSPQRTTDLRTDLNLDAREQVLTATPFDPLNPGTYNHVTATTIFDSLGNPHEATQFYAKRTPVNADSEWSLYVQIDGEYVGNTDAANPTAILEFDQNGNLTAPTNPLGTIPISDWTPVDQNGVANGAATGAGAAFNLDLGSTTQYGANFGVNDQRQNGYTTGRLSGLDVSQQGVIFARYTNGQSKSLGQVALASFNNTDGLSPSGDTSWVETFESGQPIIGRPDTGTLGAIQASSVEESNVDLSAELVNLIIAQRNYQANAKTIETSDAVTQTIINLR; this is encoded by the coding sequence ATGGCATTTAACACAGGATTAAGCGGCCTCAGGGCGGCGGCGGTAGACCTGGATGTAACCGGCAATAACATCGCAAACGCCAGCACCGTAGGCTTTAAAAGCAGCCGCGTGCAGTTTGGGGACTTATACGCCAACGGCTTTCTAAGCTCTGGCAGCGCTCCGGTAGGTGACGGGGTTCGTGTGCAGAGCGTCAAACAGTCGTTTGGCCAAGGCAACATCAGCTTTACCGATAGCGGGCTAGACCTTGCTATCGACGGCGACGGCTTCTTCGAGCTGAATAATGGCGGCGAAAAGCGATACTCCCGGGCCGGCCAGTTCGGTACTGACAAAGACGGCTTTGTGGTGAACAACCAGAATATGCGTTTACAAGGCTATATTGCAGACGCCGCCGGCAACTTGTCAGGCAGAACGGGTGATCTGCAAATTGGCAGCGATAACCTTTCGCCACAGCGCACCACCGATCTGCGGACAGACCTCAATCTGGATGCGCGGGAGCAGGTGCTGACTGCCACTCCGTTCGATCCGTTAAATCCGGGTACCTACAACCACGTTACCGCAACCACGATTTTCGACAGCTTGGGTAACCCTCACGAGGCCACCCAATTTTATGCCAAGAGGACTCCAGTGAATGCCGATAGCGAATGGTCGTTATATGTGCAGATAGATGGTGAGTATGTGGGCAATACAGATGCCGCTAACCCCACGGCCATCTTAGAATTCGACCAGAACGGTAATCTGACGGCACCCACCAATCCCCTTGGTACAATTCCAATATCTGATTGGACCCCTGTAGATCAAAATGGAGTTGCCAATGGCGCCGCAACAGGAGCCGGCGCGGCGTTTAATCTGGATTTGGGCAGCACCACTCAATATGGCGCCAACTTCGGTGTCAATGATCAGCGCCAGAATGGCTACACCACCGGCCGGCTGTCGGGGCTGGATGTGTCGCAGCAAGGCGTCATTTTTGCCCGCTACACCAACGGCCAGTCAAAATCGTTAGGGCAGGTGGCTTTGGCCAGCTTTAATAATACCGACGGCCTGTCACCGTCGGGTGACACCAGCTGGGTGGAGACCTTCGAATCTGGCCAGCCGATTATTGGCAGGCCAGACACCGGAACCCTGGGGGCGATTCAAGCCAGCTCGGTTGAGGAATCCAATGTAGACCTGTCTGCGGAATTGGTGAATCTGATTATTGCCCAGCGTAACTACCAGGCGAATGCCAAAACCATTGAAACCTCGGATGCGGTCACCCAGACCATCATCAACCTGAGGTAA
- a CDS encoding flagellar hook assembly protein FlgD gives MSAVNASQATDVLSQYQLKQQSASGKGELGKNEFMELMLAQLKNQNPLEPQDNGEFISQLAQFSSLEEMQKLSGNVDNVVGEFRSTQALQASAMVGKTVLVSSDLAMLGASGEVNGTVDVPASTGGVQVSILNGSGELVRQMELGGKPSGSAKFTWDGKDGNGSALPQGSYYVVASGAYPGGSQQLGTMMSANVDSVSLGKGGSISLNLAGMGSIDLSQVRQIN, from the coding sequence ATGAGTGCAGTAAACGCAAGCCAGGCAACGGATGTACTAAGCCAATACCAGCTGAAACAGCAGTCGGCAAGCGGCAAAGGTGAGCTTGGAAAAAATGAATTCATGGAACTGATGTTGGCCCAGCTGAAGAATCAGAACCCGCTGGAACCGCAAGACAACGGCGAGTTTATTTCCCAGCTGGCACAATTCAGTTCGCTGGAAGAAATGCAGAAGTTGTCTGGCAACGTGGACAACGTGGTCGGCGAATTCCGTTCTACCCAGGCTCTGCAAGCTTCCGCCATGGTTGGTAAAACCGTATTGGTGTCGTCGGATTTGGCGATGCTGGGTGCCAGCGGCGAGGTTAACGGAACCGTCGATGTGCCTGCCTCAACCGGCGGCGTGCAAGTGTCGATATTGAACGGTTCGGGTGAGTTGGTGCGGCAGATGGAATTGGGTGGCAAGCCCTCCGGTTCTGCCAAATTCACGTGGGACGGTAAAGACGGCAACGGCAGTGCTTTGCCGCAAGGCTCTTATTACGTAGTGGCTTCCGGTGCCTATCCTGGTGGTTCGCAGCAGTTGGGCACAATGATGAGCGCAAACGTCGACAGCGTGTCTTTGGGCAAAGGCGGCTCTATTTCTCTGAACCTTGCGGGCATGGGGTCTATTGATCTGTCGCAAGTTCGGCAAATCAATTAA
- the flgC gene encoding flagellar basal body rod protein FlgC, with the protein MSLGNIFDIAGSGMTAQSLRLNTTASNIANAETASSSTGETYRARKPVFAAVQQSLLNGNQPAFGSGAEGGAGVRVEGIVESDAELQMRYEPNHPAASEDGYVYYPNVNVAEEMADMMSSSRSFQMNVDIMNTAKSMMQRILTLGQN; encoded by the coding sequence ATGTCACTGGGTAACATTTTCGACATCGCCGGTTCCGGTATGACTGCGCAATCGCTGCGGCTAAACACCACAGCTTCTAACATTGCCAACGCCGAAACCGCCAGTTCCAGCACTGGCGAGACCTACCGCGCCCGTAAGCCGGTGTTTGCGGCGGTTCAGCAGTCGCTTTTAAACGGCAACCAACCGGCGTTCGGTTCCGGGGCAGAAGGCGGTGCCGGTGTGCGGGTGGAAGGTATCGTCGAAAGCGATGCCGAGCTGCAGATGCGCTACGAGCCCAACCACCCGGCTGCCAGCGAAGACGGCTATGTGTACTACCCCAATGTGAATGTGGCAGAAGAGATGGCCGATATGATGTCGTCTTCACGCAGCTTCCAGATGAACGTAGACATCATGAACACTGCCAAGTCGATGATGCAGCGCATTTTAACTCTGGGCCAGAACTAA
- the flgB gene encoding flagellar basal body rod protein FlgB translates to MAISFDSALGIHQYALQARVQRAEVLANNLANADTPGFKARDIDFQAIMKRAQSNAGGFGMNTTNSRHITEGGGAPGSVSDNDLLYRTPHQPSVDGNTVDAQQEQSRFMRNAMDYQASFQFLNSKFSGISKALTGQ, encoded by the coding sequence ATGGCAATCTCATTCGATAGTGCACTGGGTATTCACCAATACGCCCTTCAGGCACGGGTTCAACGCGCAGAAGTTTTGGCCAATAATCTCGCCAACGCCGACACTCCGGGCTTCAAGGCCCGTGATATCGACTTCCAGGCGATAATGAAGCGAGCGCAGAGTAACGCCGGCGGCTTCGGCATGAACACCACTAACAGCCGCCATATAACCGAAGGTGGCGGTGCGCCCGGCTCTGTCAGCGACAACGATTTGCTGTATCGCACACCGCACCAGCCGTCGGTAGACGGCAATACGGTAGACGCCCAGCAAGAACAGAGCCGCTTTATGCGCAACGCTATGGACTACCAGGCCAGCTTTCAGTTTCTTAACAGCAAATTCAGTGGAATTAGCAAAGCGCTGACAGGTCAGTAA
- a CDS encoding LysR family transcriptional regulator, which translates to MHLDPTSLRLFVRVLETGTIAAVAEQEFIAASAISKRISELEICLNSQLLVRTNRGVEGTQAGKALAQLSRGVLHQLEEVHARMHEYSQGVRGEVRIVANISAITQFLPVQLKTFLDQHPFIQIQLEERISSEIIETVAQNQADIGIFTELLGNTENLTIHPYQSDRLALITANQHPLSQAKSLNFVDTLQYDYVGLHTGSAINNKLLQAAAAAEKTFRMRIQVTSYEALMRMVEQDLGIGIMPQDIARPYVNTHRIKTIPLTDRWASRKLKLCTSNLHPLSHATLRLLEHLKPSS; encoded by the coding sequence ATGCATTTGGATCCCACATCATTACGGTTGTTTGTGCGGGTTTTGGAAACAGGCACCATCGCAGCGGTTGCCGAGCAGGAGTTTATCGCCGCCTCCGCCATCAGCAAGCGCATCAGTGAGCTCGAAATTTGTTTGAATTCCCAGTTGCTGGTACGCACCAACCGTGGCGTTGAAGGAACCCAGGCCGGCAAGGCGCTAGCCCAGCTATCAAGAGGCGTGCTGCATCAACTGGAAGAAGTGCATGCCCGCATGCACGAATACTCCCAGGGAGTAAGGGGCGAAGTGCGCATCGTCGCCAATATTTCCGCCATCACCCAGTTTCTTCCGGTGCAGCTGAAAACATTTCTGGACCAGCACCCCTTTATCCAGATTCAATTGGAAGAACGGATTAGCTCGGAAATTATTGAAACCGTAGCGCAGAACCAGGCGGACATCGGTATTTTTACCGAATTACTTGGCAACACGGAAAACCTGACGATTCACCCCTACCAAAGCGATCGGCTGGCGCTGATTACCGCCAACCAACACCCGCTAAGCCAAGCCAAGAGTCTGAATTTTGTGGATACCCTGCAGTACGATTACGTTGGCTTGCACACCGGCAGCGCCATTAACAACAAACTGTTGCAGGCAGCCGCCGCCGCAGAGAAAACATTCCGCATGCGTATTCAGGTAACCAGCTACGAAGCACTGATGCGAATGGTCGAGCAAGACCTGGGCATCGGCATTATGCCGCAAGACATTGCGCGGCCTTACGTAAACACCCATCGCATCAAAACCATACCCCTCACCGACCGCTGGGCAAGCCGCAAACTGAAGCTTTGCACAAGCAATCTGCACCCGTTGTCACATGCAACGCTACGCCTGCTTGAACATCTGAAACCAAGCTCCTGA
- a CDS encoding CaiB/BaiF CoA-transferase family protein, producing MTKESSGAGDQETKPLPLEGVRVLELGSLIAGPYAASLLAQFGANVIKIEPPGTGDPLRRWRKMHKNTSLWWYSQSRNKKSLTLNLKDPDAQAIVHKLVEESDIVIENFRPGTLEKWNLGWEQLSAINPSLIMIRVSGYGQDGPYSSRPGFAAIAESIGGLRYLAGYPDRPPVRAGVSIGDTLASLYGVIGAMMAMHHLKVNGGKGQYVDVALYEAVFGVMESMIPEYGMFGFVRERTGASMPGIAPSSTYRSGDDRYIVIAANSDSIFKRLMNAIGRQDLADDPELAHNDGRAKRSDELDEAIEAWTSSHNLADALAVLEDAAVPASRINTAADIFEDPHFRARGMITEQPLPGGGEISLPGIVPKLSATPGTTRWLGPGLGEHNIEILEGLGYSVADIQALKDKDVI from the coding sequence ATGACCAAGGAATCTTCCGGCGCCGGGGATCAGGAAACCAAACCGCTGCCCCTTGAAGGCGTACGCGTCCTCGAATTAGGGTCGCTAATTGCCGGCCCCTATGCCGCCAGCCTCCTTGCCCAGTTTGGCGCTAACGTCATCAAAATTGAGCCACCAGGCACCGGTGATCCACTGCGGCGCTGGCGAAAAATGCACAAAAATACGTCGCTCTGGTGGTACTCCCAGAGCCGCAACAAAAAGTCCTTGACGCTGAACCTGAAAGACCCGGATGCTCAAGCCATCGTTCATAAGCTGGTGGAAGAGAGCGACATTGTTATCGAAAACTTTCGCCCCGGAACTCTGGAAAAATGGAATCTGGGCTGGGAGCAATTGTCGGCTATAAACCCCTCGCTAATCATGATTCGGGTATCCGGCTATGGCCAGGATGGGCCCTACTCCTCACGGCCGGGCTTTGCAGCCATTGCCGAATCGATTGGTGGTTTGCGCTATCTTGCAGGTTATCCGGACCGGCCCCCGGTAAGGGCAGGCGTCAGCATTGGCGATACCCTGGCTTCGCTGTACGGCGTGATTGGCGCGATGATGGCCATGCACCACCTCAAGGTAAACGGCGGCAAAGGCCAATACGTGGACGTTGCGCTTTACGAAGCTGTGTTCGGCGTTATGGAGAGCATGATTCCCGAATATGGAATGTTCGGCTTTGTGCGTGAGCGCACCGGCGCCAGCATGCCGGGCATTGCACCTTCCAGCACCTACCGCAGCGGTGACGACCGTTACATTGTTATCGCTGCAAACAGCGACAGCATATTCAAACGACTGATGAATGCGATTGGCCGCCAAGACCTGGCGGACGACCCCGAGCTTGCCCACAACGATGGCCGCGCAAAGCGCAGCGACGAACTGGACGAAGCCATTGAAGCCTGGACGTCCAGCCATAATCTTGCTGACGCCCTGGCCGTACTTGAAGACGCGGCGGTGCCAGCCAGCCGGATCAATACCGCGGCCGATATTTTTGAAGACCCTCACTTCCGCGCTCGCGGAATGATTACCGAACAACCACTTCCCGGTGGCGGTGAAATATCGTTGCCAGGAATTGTGCCTAAACTGAGCGCCACTCCCGGCACCACCCGCTGGTTGGGCCCTGGCCTTGGCGAACATAACATCGAGATTCTGGAGGGCCTGGGCTACTCTGTAGCAGACATTCAGGCATTAAAAGACAAGGATGTGATCTAA
- a CDS encoding hydroxymethylglutaryl-CoA lyase — protein MPKRILINEVVTRDGFQSEPDFIPTATKVDLINALAGLGLNKIEVSSFVSPRAVPNLSDAAEVFRAITRDTSTRYVALVPNEKGCTRALELGVEEINLVMSVSESHNLANMRMTCNQSLQQFQRIAEMTSGTPMRLNGSLATSFGCPFEGQQTQERVLRFVDAYLERGLHSLTLADTTGMAVPNQVQSLCMAVRERWPELELTLHFHNTRGLGLANVLAALAAGVNQFDASLGGLGGCPFAPGATGNICTEDLVHMLNEMGLNTGVDLNGLLLQSQRLARIVNHDLPGQVRKAGPRNQTRPLPQSVKQLMQNGRS, from the coding sequence CTGCCAAAACGAATACTGATCAACGAGGTCGTCACCCGTGACGGCTTTCAAAGCGAACCGGATTTTATTCCGACAGCGACCAAAGTTGACCTGATCAACGCCCTTGCGGGTCTTGGTCTGAACAAAATCGAGGTAAGCTCTTTTGTTTCGCCCCGCGCTGTACCTAACCTGAGTGATGCCGCCGAGGTGTTTCGCGCCATTACCCGCGATACGTCGACGCGCTATGTGGCGCTGGTACCCAACGAGAAGGGCTGTACCCGCGCACTGGAACTCGGTGTAGAAGAAATCAACTTGGTAATGTCGGTCAGCGAAAGCCATAATCTGGCGAATATGCGCATGACCTGCAACCAGTCGCTGCAGCAATTTCAGCGAATTGCCGAGATGACCTCCGGAACGCCTATGCGCCTGAATGGCTCTTTGGCCACCAGCTTTGGTTGTCCATTTGAAGGCCAGCAAACACAAGAGCGGGTGCTGCGCTTTGTTGACGCTTATCTTGAACGCGGCCTGCACAGCCTAACCTTGGCCGACACCACCGGCATGGCAGTACCCAACCAGGTACAGTCATTGTGCATGGCCGTGCGCGAACGCTGGCCCGAGCTGGAACTGACACTGCACTTCCACAACACCCGCGGGCTTGGCCTGGCAAACGTGCTTGCGGCACTCGCCGCCGGGGTTAACCAGTTTGACGCCTCGTTGGGTGGCTTGGGCGGCTGCCCCTTTGCACCAGGTGCTACCGGCAATATTTGTACCGAAGACTTGGTTCACATGCTGAATGAAATGGGCCTGAATACAGGCGTAGACCTGAACGGCTTGCTGTTGCAATCACAACGCCTGGCCCGGATCGTCAATCACGACCTGCCCGGGCAGGTTCGCAAAGCAGGGCCACGAAACCAGACTCGGCCACTCCCGCAATCGGTAAAACAATTGATGCAAAACGGCCGCAGCTGA
- the dctP gene encoding TRAP transporter substrate-binding protein DctP — protein sequence MKLKHLLYSGVIVSGLIAMPALAETTLKVTLQLPLTHHLGQNLVDFKNEVETNSNGEIKIQIFPSAQLYKDKEVHGAVSSGAIEMGVISVTQLAGTIPAVDVFYVPFLFPDNDKVVKATAPGSPVRTLLDDEIIKTGARPLWWQAYGGVALLSKSKPIQLPDDMKGMKVRVFGKTLGEFAKAVGAAPTVMAGSEQFLAYQRGTVDAGMTGVTAVGPRKLYQVMDHLTLTNHANIEFMTIINEKVWQDLTDGERTILQNAAVKVEKQLRDKIQTLEADAIANAKNEMNVIELSPADIAKWQEATLPVLDGFIENAGPLGQQVIDAARAL from the coding sequence ATGAAATTAAAACACCTTCTCTATTCCGGCGTAATCGTGTCTGGCCTTATCGCCATGCCAGCACTTGCTGAAACCACCTTAAAGGTGACGCTGCAACTGCCGCTGACGCACCACTTGGGCCAGAACCTGGTCGATTTTAAAAACGAAGTGGAAACAAACAGCAACGGCGAGATCAAAATTCAGATCTTCCCGTCGGCGCAGCTGTATAAAGACAAAGAAGTCCACGGCGCCGTGAGCTCTGGCGCCATCGAAATGGGCGTCATAAGCGTCACCCAGCTGGCTGGCACCATTCCGGCGGTTGACGTTTTTTACGTACCCTTCTTATTTCCAGACAACGACAAAGTTGTAAAAGCCACCGCGCCTGGAAGCCCCGTGCGTACCCTGCTAGACGATGAAATCATCAAAACCGGCGCTCGCCCATTGTGGTGGCAGGCGTACGGCGGCGTAGCGCTGCTCTCCAAAAGCAAACCTATTCAGCTGCCTGACGACATGAAAGGCATGAAGGTGCGCGTGTTCGGTAAAACCCTCGGTGAATTCGCCAAAGCTGTGGGCGCCGCCCCTACCGTCATGGCAGGGTCTGAACAGTTTTTGGCTTACCAGCGCGGAACCGTGGATGCCGGCATGACAGGCGTGACGGCCGTTGGCCCTCGCAAGCTTTATCAGGTAATGGACCACCTGACCCTGACAAACCACGCCAACATTGAGTTCATGACCATCATCAACGAAAAAGTATGGCAGGACCTTACCGATGGCGAACGGACTATTCTGCAAAATGCAGCCGTGAAGGTAGAAAAGCAGCTGCGCGACAAAATTCAAACCCTTGAGGCCGATGCCATCGCAAACGCCAAGAACGAAATGAATGTAATTGAACTCAGCCCAGCGGATATCGCCAAGTGGCAGGAGGCAACCCTCCCTGTGCTTGATGGCTTTATTGAAAACGCAGGCCCACTCGGACAGCAAGTAATTGACGCTGCTCGCGCGCTTTAA
- a CDS encoding TRAP transporter small permease, producing the protein MSDVNASIKDPQAWRASHPSLWVRMNYAIVTLCGRLAAALFVVIAAMITYEVIARYLFLSPTIWAGDLSLMCQIWASCLGASWLLQHQALIRIDMLISRFDPRLRVVAELWSLLVIAVFSGWVTWYGAQIVINAVTINAASASMLGLPMWITQSAIPLGFGLLFVQCLTEAALVLTGHLQPAEEVHV; encoded by the coding sequence ATGTCAGATGTCAACGCCTCAATAAAAGATCCGCAGGCATGGCGCGCCAGTCATCCTTCGCTCTGGGTGCGCATGAACTACGCCATTGTTACCCTTTGCGGGCGACTCGCTGCGGCCTTGTTTGTGGTTATTGCAGCCATGATTACCTACGAAGTGATTGCCCGTTACTTATTTCTGTCCCCCACCATTTGGGCGGGAGATCTGTCATTGATGTGTCAGATCTGGGCATCTTGCCTCGGTGCAAGCTGGCTACTACAGCATCAGGCTCTGATTCGCATAGACATGCTTATCAGCCGCTTTGACCCACGCTTACGTGTCGTCGCAGAGCTGTGGTCGCTGCTCGTTATTGCGGTGTTTTCAGGCTGGGTTACCTGGTACGGAGCGCAAATAGTGATTAACGCCGTCACCATAAATGCTGCATCCGCCTCCATGCTGGGATTGCCGATGTGGATCACCCAAAGCGCTATTCCGCTGGGCTTTGGCTTACTGTTTGTTCAGTGCCTGACCGAGGCCGCACTTGTGCTGACGGGCCATCTGCAGCCCGCTGAAGAGGTGCACGTCTGA
- a CDS encoding TRAP transporter large permease, translating into MSVALIIFALLMLLLSGIPVGFVLGGLGLAMLLLADMSPLMVPMALYSSFDSFILLSVPLFLLMSNILLQGGVGKDLFNAVQTWVGHWPGGLGIATIASCTIFSAISGSSVATAATIGSVAIKEMTDRGYHRPFVLGLIAAGGTLGILIPPSIPMIVYGVITEESIVDLFLAGVGPGLIMAGSFIVFSFVYATLGKACTPVPKASKSERLAATLRALPIIMLAVIIIGGIYAGVFTPTESAAIGVTLSLVIVLALKTFSWDSFKVACIATMKTTITIFIIMAGAKVFGKAITLYQIPQDISMFVSMHIGSAGLFILAVCLVLLVMGFFLESISMLLIMMPVLYPSLAPLGIDPIWFGIIFVIMIECALITPPVGLNLFVIQAVAGGKIMDVVRGVWPFILLMFGCLLIVYFFPIVALYLPFHL; encoded by the coding sequence ATGTCTGTTGCGCTGATTATATTTGCCCTGCTAATGCTTTTGCTTTCAGGTATACCTGTGGGTTTTGTACTGGGCGGGCTTGGCCTTGCCATGCTGTTGCTGGCTGACATGTCGCCGCTAATGGTCCCCATGGCTTTGTATTCTTCGTTCGACAGCTTTATTTTGCTGTCTGTTCCGCTGTTTCTGTTGATGTCTAACATCCTGCTGCAAGGTGGCGTCGGTAAAGATCTGTTCAATGCGGTTCAAACCTGGGTTGGCCACTGGCCCGGCGGTCTGGGCATCGCAACCATTGCCTCGTGCACAATTTTCTCGGCCATTTCAGGGTCCTCTGTAGCCACAGCCGCAACCATAGGCAGTGTTGCCATTAAAGAGATGACCGACCGCGGCTACCATCGGCCTTTTGTATTGGGCTTGATTGCGGCCGGGGGCACGCTCGGCATTCTGATTCCGCCGTCCATTCCGATGATTGTGTACGGCGTTATTACCGAAGAATCCATAGTGGACCTGTTCCTGGCGGGCGTTGGGCCGGGCTTGATCATGGCGGGTAGCTTTATAGTATTCAGCTTTGTGTACGCAACACTTGGCAAAGCTTGCACTCCGGTGCCCAAGGCATCCAAAAGCGAACGCCTTGCAGCAACGTTGCGCGCACTGCCCATCATTATGTTGGCGGTGATTATTATTGGCGGTATTTACGCCGGTGTATTCACGCCTACGGAATCTGCAGCCATCGGCGTGACCTTGTCGCTGGTTATTGTGCTGGCCCTGAAAACGTTCAGCTGGGATAGCTTCAAAGTGGCCTGTATTGCCACCATGAAAACAACAATAACCATTTTCATAATCATGGCCGGCGCCAAAGTATTCGGCAAAGCCATCACCCTGTATCAGATTCCCCAAGACATCTCGATGTTCGTCAGCATGCACATTGGCAGCGCCGGCCTGTTCATACTGGCGGTGTGTTTGGTGTTGCTGGTGATGGGTTTTTTCCTGGAGTCTATATCGATGCTGCTGATTATGATGCCAGTGCTTTATCCGTCGCTGGCCCCGTTGGGCATTGACCCCATATGGTTCGGCATCATTTTCGTGATCATGATCGAATGCGCCCTGATCACACCACCAGTGGGGCTTAACCTGTTCGTGATACAAGCCGTTGCCGGGGGCAAAATCATGGACGTTGTGCGCGGCGTATGGCCATTTATCTTGCTGATGTTTGGCTGCCTGTTAATCGTTTATTTCTTCCCTATTGTTGCGCTTTACTTACCCTTCCACCTGTAA